GTTTTTTGACTACCCATCTTATCACCCCCACAAAATTTTTACACAGTTTAAAGAATTTATACTTTTAGGATTAAATGGATCTCTGTGCAACTAATAGTCTAAGACAGTTCAATCAATAGTACAATTCAATTATTTATATAATAACCATAGGTTTAAACTATGATATAATGTGTAATATCTAAGATTGTTTATAGTATTCCTATTGAAATTCATGTTAATAAACTTGCAAAATGTAAAGGTAGGAACTATTACCGTTTAAATCAGGAGGCTTAAGAATGGAGTTAAGACAACTTGAATATTTTTACGCTGTGTGCCAAGAGCTACATTTTACAAGAGCAGCAGAAAAGGTAGGGATTTCTCAACCTTCTTTAAGTCAACAAATTCGTTTGTTAGAACATGAAATTGGCACACTTTTATTTGATCGCATTGGTAAAAAGACGGCTCTTACGGAATCAGGGGAATTACTCTTAAAGTATACACGTAACATTTTTCATGAACTGGAACAGGCAAAAACCTCAATAGATGAACTAAATGGCCTTCAAAGAGGAACCATTTCTATAGGCACCTTGTTAACCGTTGAAAATTACCTCATTCCGCCCACATTACGTAGTTTTCATCATCTATATCCTGGTGTTAAGATATCTGTGTTTGGATTACGTACTGGGGATATTCAAAAACAACTGTTAGAAAATAAGCTGGATATAGGCATTGTTTTTTTACCTATGAAAGGGGATGAATTAGAAACCATTTCTTTATATAGAGAGGAAATGGCGTTTGCAGTGCCTGTTGGACACCCGTTAGAGAATCAGGATAAATTAGGTATAGAAGTCTTGCAAACAACACCTTCCATCTTACTTCCTGAACAATATTTTATAAGACAGCTTATAAATAAAGCTTGTAAAGATGTGGGGTTTATTCCAGAACCGGTCTTTGAAATTACAACCATGCAATCTTTAATTAATATGGTTATAGATAGGATAGGGGTAACTATATTACCGCGACCTTACTTAGAGTACCTTAACCATCCTCGTATCAGAATTATTCCCATTTTAAATGTTAATCTTGCTCGATATATAGGAATTATCTACAGGAAAGATAAATACCTGAGTGCTGCGACACGTATTTTTATTAATACTCTAAAAGAGACTTCACTCCATTTGACTCAGAATTTTATGAAAGGCACTGATTAAACAGTCCACTCATTTTATTAATCTTTATTTATATACTACTGGACATATAAAAGAAAGAAGCTACGACGGTCAGTTCTTTTTTGGATTGGAAAAGTCAGAGGGAATAGCTTCAGGTGCTATTAATATGTAAAGAGAACGGAAAAGTCACCATTTCAAAAATAATAAGGTCACCTTGAATCACTCATTGAATCGTATCAAAGGGCAATCGCGTAGGTAAAGATGCGTACGAAAAACCGTATTGTGATGGTGGGCAGACTTGAATTATCTCGATTCAGATATGAATTTGACTTTTGAGAAAATAATGAGGTTTATACTAGATGCCATCGCTCCATTTAAGAAGGAATGACCCATTTTGCGTTAACAGACTTGGATCTAAGTCTACAGAACAAATTTCCAAGGAGTGCATTGGTACTTAGGGGAGCGGTCGAGGATTCAGCCGCTCCAAAAAAGTCAAACAGTCCTCCTTTTATTAATGGCTATGATGTGCATGTGCATCCGGCGCACCTGACTCTATAGTGCACATAATGGATTCATCGTGTCTATGCTGTTCGGACTCGATCTGCAAAGTAGAGTGAGGAATGTTCTTATGCTCCAGCATATGCTCGATACTATGCAGTAGGGCCTCGGTTTCATACACTGTTTTATTTCCATCAACTACAATATGCGCAGTCAGAGCGTTTAAGTTGCTAGTAATTGACCAAATATGCACATCATGTACGGCTTTCACACCTTCGAACTGCGAAATGGCTTGTACGACTTCCTCTACATCAATGTTACGGGGTGTTCCTTCCATAAGCACATGCAGGGAAGACTTACTAACAAAGTAACCACTGCGAAGGACAAGTACTGCGACAATTACACTAGCAAGTGGGTCTGCCCAACCCCATCCCAAGAACATCATCAGAAGAGCGGCAATAATCGCTCCAACAGATCCCAGCATATCGCTGAGGACGTGCAGATAAGCACCTCTCATATTCAGGTTGTGCTCTGTATCGCTACCTCGCATCATAATCCAGGCAACGAGTATATTAATGAACAGGCCAACAATACTGATAACTAGCATCCCTACTGTAGCTACTTCTGGAGGATTTATAAACCTTTCAATCGCTTCGTAAAAAATGTATAAGGCAATCGCAATCAGAGTAACACCGTTTAGCATTGCAGCCAATATTTCAAATCTCCTGTAACCAAAGGTTTTTTCCTTATTGACAGCTTTCTCTCCAAACTTAAACGCGAACAAAGCGATCGCCAACGCAAGAGAATCCGATAACATATGACCTGCATCCGAGAACAAAGCTAAACTATTGGTAATAAATCCACCAAAAGCTTCGACCAGCATGTAAGTAGTGATGATGATGAAGGAGATCAGCAAAACTTTTTTATTGTTGTGTCGATGTCCATGATTATGTCCTGCCATACATATCCCAGCTTTCTATTTTATTAACATATGAGCAACTGTTCATATGTTTTATTGACTTCAATTATATGTGGGGAAAATATACACGTCAAGTGCAGCATGGCGCAACTGTACAGTGACAACAAGTTTATCCCTTACGAGGAATTTGTAATATTTAATGCGGCGGCTATTAGATAGAGTTACTTATGGGAATGACATAAGATAATTTCGCTTTAATCGAAATTATAGGATTTATTTCGACATAATTAGATTCTCTTAGAAAAAGGAATATTGAAGTATTTGACGAATCATTCCATTGATACAATTTCTCCCATAATGGGGTGAATGTATGTACACACCTACCAAGTTAAATAAGATTGGGGTAAATAGATGGTTTGCTTTTAGTAAGAAGCTTAACTGAGAAGTCACGTTTTATGGAGAGCTAGAATATGATCACTAGGTATTAATTGGAATGGATCCAGAGGTAACAAATTATTGCGAAAAACCATTTGAAATCAACCACTCATATTTAAAATCTGATTTTTTGACTCTGAATTACTATGCCAGTGACACAGCCAAAGCCTGTCCAGAGGTTGCCGATGAACAGTGGTCGGGAGTTAATGTCTCTGGTATCAAGGGAGAAATATCTGGCTTCGAAACACATCCGGGCTTCTATGAAATGTGCGAGAATCCTGCTCTGGAGACTACAGACTGGGCTATAGATCCAACTGGACTGGAATACATTTTGCGTGATATTTATACAAGATATAATATGCACTTGATGATCACAGAGAATGGTCTTGGTGCATACGACGAGTTGACCATTGATGGGAGGATTCATGATGATTACAGAATTGATTATTTGAAAAAACATATCCTCGCAGTTAAAAAAGCGATTGATTTTGGTGTAAAGGTCATTTCCTATAATCCGTGGTCTGCCATCGATTTATTATTCACTAGTAACGGATATAAAAAACGGTATGGATTAATTTATATAGATCGAACAGATGATGATATCAAACAATTAAAGCGTTATAAAAAAGATTCTTTTTATTGGTACAAAAAAGTTGTTGAGTCAAATGGGAAAGAAATTTAAGGACCCGTTGAACAAGAAACTCCGCTGAGAACTTTAATATGAGTCCCTTATAAACTCCACGAATAAGCCACTAATCTGTTAGTCTAGGATTAGTGGCTTGCTGTTGTTGGTAGACAATACAAAGTTGCTCTAGAAGTCATCTAAATGGAGGCTTTAGGGGCAATGAAACCGTCACATATCAGCTGAGTCTTCTCGGTTCATTAATATCTAAGCCAGGTTTATGATTAGAGCATTCTTCGAAGAAGCAGAAGTGTGAATGTTCAAAATTTGTTCAGTCATACCATGCTAAAATCTTCGTA
The Paenibacillus peoriae DNA segment above includes these coding regions:
- a CDS encoding LysR family transcriptional regulator; its protein translation is MELRQLEYFYAVCQELHFTRAAEKVGISQPSLSQQIRLLEHEIGTLLFDRIGKKTALTESGELLLKYTRNIFHELEQAKTSIDELNGLQRGTISIGTLLTVENYLIPPTLRSFHHLYPGVKISVFGLRTGDIQKQLLENKLDIGIVFLPMKGDELETISLYREEMAFAVPVGHPLENQDKLGIEVLQTTPSILLPEQYFIRQLINKACKDVGFIPEPVFEITTMQSLINMVIDRIGVTILPRPYLEYLNHPRIRIIPILNVNLARYIGIIYRKDKYLSAATRIFINTLKETSLHLTQNFMKGTD
- a CDS encoding cation diffusion facilitator family transporter produces the protein MAGHNHGHRHNNKKVLLISFIIITTYMLVEAFGGFITNSLALFSDAGHMLSDSLALAIALFAFKFGEKAVNKEKTFGYRRFEILAAMLNGVTLIAIALYIFYEAIERFINPPEVATVGMLVISIVGLFINILVAWIMMRGSDTEHNLNMRGAYLHVLSDMLGSVGAIIAALLMMFLGWGWADPLASVIVAVLVLRSGYFVSKSSLHVLMEGTPRNIDVEEVVQAISQFEGVKAVHDVHIWSITSNLNALTAHIVVDGNKTVYETEALLHSIEHMLEHKNIPHSTLQIESEQHRHDESIMCTIESGAPDAHAHHSH
- a CDS encoding family 1 glycosylhydrolase; this translates as MDPEVTNYCEKPFEINHSYLKSDFLTLNYYASDTAKACPEVADEQWSGVNVSGIKGEISGFETHPGFYEMCENPALETTDWAIDPTGLEYILRDIYTRYNMHLMITENGLGAYDELTIDGRIHDDYRIDYLKKHILAVKKAIDFGVKVISYNPWSAIDLLFTSNGYKKRYGLIYIDRTDDDIKQLKRYKKDSFYWYKKVVESNGKEI